One segment of Ipomoea triloba cultivar NCNSP0323 chromosome 12, ASM357664v1 DNA contains the following:
- the LOC116000264 gene encoding uncharacterized protein LOC116000264 produces MGCASSAYAFGRNKKTKKTIPEVTIFTPSIRVPVYSDLFPATTLIPKDLARTITSLRNQIVLVAEDTEASAITQLQQALQQYVPLLLGLATKEYGLDEVGEFKWKNLEDGKEEMMCEANLWFELLSVLHMMAMLTLVEANSKLIPKNTTDSCGRQLLTTDCMRDAVDLLVKAAGYLDLCVRDISLRLHPDIKERLPVDLQEQVLAAILNQALAQGTEIQFSLALETQNATLSVKRRLACEQLSYFGQAHCCLSEANDSKGATQKHLMFIKWKYLEAKAAAYYYHGLIVEKGTEASSSHVSALCCFLAAEELLAESKRACLSFCLANPVTRAPPPWGAMKHLNKKIPETALKKSQMYGYLLDQQEKTVQLLMPDLPEFQLSLKPDDYVLPEVDSAWDSNNSNIPIPIPIPAQTLKDHLKDCDEDVAQQSGL; encoded by the exons ATGGGTTGCGCATCGTCAGCATATGCGTTTGGAAGGAataagaagacgaagaagaCGATTCCTGAGGTCACAATCTTCACTCCCTCCATTCGGGTTCCCGTCTACTCTGATCTGTTTCCGGCTACCACTCTCATTCCCAAGGATCTTGCTCGCACAATCACTTCACTTCGGAATCAGATTGTTTTAGTTGCAGAGGACAccg AGGCATCTGCTATTACACAGTTGCAGCAAGCACTCCAACAATACGTGCCTCTTCTCCTTGGACTCGCCACAAAAG AGTATGGACTTGATGAAGTGGGGGAATTCAAGTGGAAAAACTTGGAAGATGGAAAAGAG GAAATGATGTGTGAAGCAAACTTGTGGTTTGAACTGCTCTCTGTCCTACACATGATGGCTATGCTAACATTGGTAGAGGCAAATTCGAAGCTCATTCCCAAAAACACTACTGATTCTTGTGGAAGGCAGCTTCTTACTACAG ATTGCATGAGGGATGCTGTGGATTTGTTGGTGAAAGCAGCAGGATACTTGGACTTGTGTGTCAGAGATATTTCTCTACGTTTACATCCAGATATCAA GGAGAGGTTGCCTGTGGATTTGCAGGAGCAAGTACTTGCAGCAATCTTGAATCAAGCATTAGCACAG GGGACTGAAATCCAGTTCAGTTTGGCCCTTGAAACTCAAAATGCCACTCTATCAGTGAAGAGGAGGCTGGCATGTGAACAGCTAAGTTATTTTGGTCAG GCTCATTGCTGCTTGTCGGAAGCTAACGACAGTAAAGGAGCAACACAGAAGCATTTGATGTTCATTAAATGGAAATATCTTGAAGCAAAG GCAGCAGCTTACTACTACCACGGGCTGATAGTGGAGAAGGGCACAGAGGCATCCTCTTCCCATGTTAGTGCACTGTGTTGTTTCCTTGCTGCAGAAGAGCTCTTGGCAGAGAGCAAAAGGGCCTGTTTGAGCTTTTGCCTTGCCAATCCTGTCACCAG GGCTCCTCCACCATGGGGTGCAATGAAGCACTTAAACAAAAAGATCCCTGAAACTGCATTAAAGAAGTCTCAGATGTACGGCTACCTTCTAGACCAGCAAGAAAA GACAGTACAGTTGCTGATGCCGGATCTTCCAGAGTTCCAGTTGTCACTAAAACCCGATGACTACGTATTGCCAGAAGTTGATTCAGCCTGGGATTCCAACAACTCGAATATTcctattcctattcctattcCTGCCCAAACCCTCAAGGACCACCTTAAAGATTGTGATGAAGATGTGGCACAACAGTCTGGGCTGTAA